A genomic segment from Neodiprion lecontei isolate iyNeoLeco1 chromosome 1, iyNeoLeco1.1, whole genome shotgun sequence encodes:
- the LOC107223467 gene encoding uncharacterized protein LOC107223467 isoform X1, whose translation MAIDIKFTKFDNTPWGFRLAGGSDFPQPLTVIRVTEGSLAECMGLRVGDIVVRLNDQPISSYTHGRAQEALVLAGNNFVLSVLRSEDSEKVIEAIQQENIVPYNIPLEELKPVYSPEVPEESVPEPCTTEFTESERMSESPEKVVDPDEEALMSKPMDANSEVVTNKNLTDEEIALLILEEEELLPEQGVLGVNFKKLRPRAALLKESKVLEELQKIETADPPQVQELKRSTTFLQKPQRPPPRPKTEAEQPKGEQYRVVIQKQKKKSFIERLTEKGLLGPIPSPEPPSQKTTPAPTPTATPEPPVCNSEEELSRPGSKADGMTEVIEEVTEVVEWGDCGEQDSVRTEEITCETRESEISIEQISVPKFDKEKMKELVTTELNLEKQLESVQSQLLALKQLPSEIETHLRIVSEQLYKIMELSGVSKDSLSSSRLVSEQNSEMTKEITEGDYSEQVEDEQSLMIDEEHHYEEIVDDIRENGVEENRDEDQSHGDEKPSAAPCEADDVPKIVEPAEEIEVKDDRVKKFVISYETQIIRSRDASPALSDRSFKPDPNLSPKDQLIQELQQKQGRKHSKDLWPQAKQVELTYGRRWRCPNDFFNDEMIAEVLSSQAEVLNGRALGINFKKYEKTNLPNYDHLMNSSAYKMIHKMEAEPQKGIPVRPAKVIAAEDILERVKSPTPSVIEDQTTERTTITDN comes from the exons ATGGCGATTGACATTAAGTTCACAAAGTTCGACAACACACCATGGGGCTTTCGTCTAGCGGGTGGCAGTGACTTCCCGCAACCATTAACAGTCATTAGA GTAACGGAAGGCAGCCTCGCGGAGTGCATGGGACTTCGAGTAGGTGATATTGTTGTCAGATTGAATGATCAGCCTATCAGCAGTTACACTCACGGAAGGGCCCAGGAAGCTTTGGTATTAGCGGGAAACAACTTTGTCTTGAGTGTTCTCAG GAGTGAAGACAGTGAGAAAGTCATAGAAGCCATTCAACAGGAAAACATCGTTCCCTATAATATTCCT CTTGAGGAACTAAAACCCGTCTATTCTCCGGAAGTGCCAGAAGAATCCGTACCTGAACCTTGCACGACCGAATTTACGGAATCTGAACGAATGTCCGAAAGTCCGGAGAAAGTTGTGGATCCTGACGAAGAAGCACTCATGAGCAAGCCTATGGACGCAAACAGCGAGGTTGTGACTAATAAGAATTTAACAGACGAAGAAATAGCTCTGCTGATCCTCGAGGAGGAAGAATTGTTGCCGGAACAAGGGGTTCTCGG agtaaatttcaaaaagctCAGACCCCGAGCCGCGCTGCTGAAAGAGTCTAAAGTCCTGGAGGAGCTCCAAAAAATCGAGACGGCGGACCCTCCCCAGGTTCAGGAGCTGAAACGCTCGACAACTTTCCTTCAGAAACCTCAACGACCCCCGCCTCGGCCTAAGACAGAAGCGGAACAGCCGAAGGGCGAGCAATATCGCGTCGTGATccagaagcagaagaagaagagctTCATCGAACGGCTCACAGAAAAAGGGCTTCTTGGCCCGATTCCTTCGCCGGAGCCGCCGTCCCAG AAGACCACACCTGCGCCAACGCCAACGGCAACACCAGAACCCCCAGTCTGTAATTCCGAAGAAGAATTATCGAGACCAGGATCAAAGGCTGACGGGATGACGGAAGTTATCGAAGAAGTTACCGAGGTTGTTGAATGGGGCGATTGCGGCGAGCAAGATTCTGTTCGAACCGAAGAAATAACTTGCGAAACTCGCGAATCAGAGATAAGTATTGAACAGATATCTGTGCCCAAATTCGACAAAGAAAAGATGAAAGAGCTGGTGACCACGGAGCTGAATCTCGAAAAGCAATTGGAAAGCGTTCAGAGCCAACTACTCGCTCTTAAGCAATTGCCGAGCGAGATAGAAACACATTTAAGAATCGTTTCGGAACAACTGTACAAAATAATGGAGCTCAGCGGAGTGAGTAAGGACAGCCTGAGTAGCAGTCGTCTGGTATCAG agcaaaattccgaaatgACCAAGGAAATAACCGAGGGAGACTACTCGGAACAGGTGGAGGACGAACAAAGTTTGATGATCGACGAAGAGCATCACTACGAAGAAATCGTGGATGACATAAGGGAGAATGGAGTCGAGGAAAATAGAGACGAAGATCAAAGTCACGGCGATGAGAAGCCTAGTGCAGCACCGTGCGAAGCTGACGACGTTCCAAAGATAGTCGAGCCTGCAGAAGAGATAGAGGTGAAGGACGATAGGGTAAAGAAATTTGTCATATCCTACGAGACGCAGATTATAAGATCGAGAGATGCAAGTCCAGCGTTATCCGACA GGAGCTTTAAACCAGACCCGAACTTGTCGCCAAAAGATCAACTCATACAAGAGTTacag CAAAAACAGGGGAGAAAACACTCGAAAGACCTCTGGCCCCAGGCTAAGCAGGTCGAGCTAACCTACGGGAGGAGATGGAGGTGTCCGAATGACTTTTTCAATGACGAAATGATCGCCGAGGTTTTATCTTCCCAAGCCGAAGTTCTAAACGGCAGAGCGCTTGG gataaatttcaaaaaatacgaGAAAACAAATCTGCCGAACTACGACCACCTGATGAATTCCTCGGCTTATAAAATGATCCACAAGATGGAGGCAGAACCGCAAAAGGGGATCCCGGTTCGACCAGCCAAGGTTATCGCGGCGGAAGATATCCTCGAACGAGTC AAATCACCAACTCCCAGTGTTATAGAGGATCAAACTACCGAGCGCACAACGATCAccgataattaa
- the LOC107223467 gene encoding uncharacterized protein LOC107223467 isoform X2: MGLRVGDIVVRLNDQPISSYTHGRAQEALVLAGNNFVLSVLRSEDSEKVIEAIQQENIVPYNIPLEELKPVYSPEVPEESVPEPCTTEFTESERMSESPEKVVDPDEEALMSKPMDANSEVVTNKNLTDEEIALLILEEEELLPEQGVLGVNFKKLRPRAALLKESKVLEELQKIETADPPQVQELKRSTTFLQKPQRPPPRPKTEAEQPKGEQYRVVIQKQKKKSFIERLTEKGLLGPIPSPEPPSQKTTPAPTPTATPEPPVCNSEEELSRPGSKADGMTEVIEEVTEVVEWGDCGEQDSVRTEEITCETRESEISIEQISVPKFDKEKMKELVTTELNLEKQLESVQSQLLALKQLPSEIETHLRIVSEQLYKIMELSGVSKDSLSSSRLVSEQNSEMTKEITEGDYSEQVEDEQSLMIDEEHHYEEIVDDIRENGVEENRDEDQSHGDEKPSAAPCEADDVPKIVEPAEEIEVKDDRVKKFVISYETQIIRSRDASPALSDRSFKPDPNLSPKDQLIQELQQKQGRKHSKDLWPQAKQVELTYGRRWRCPNDFFNDEMIAEVLSSQAEVLNGRALGINFKKYEKTNLPNYDHLMNSSAYKMIHKMEAEPQKGIPVRPAKVIAAEDILERVKSPTPSVIEDQTTERTTITDN, from the exons ATGGGACTTCGAGTAGGTGATATTGTTGTCAGATTGAATGATCAGCCTATCAGCAGTTACACTCACGGAAGGGCCCAGGAAGCTTTGGTATTAGCGGGAAACAACTTTGTCTTGAGTGTTCTCAG GAGTGAAGACAGTGAGAAAGTCATAGAAGCCATTCAACAGGAAAACATCGTTCCCTATAATATTCCT CTTGAGGAACTAAAACCCGTCTATTCTCCGGAAGTGCCAGAAGAATCCGTACCTGAACCTTGCACGACCGAATTTACGGAATCTGAACGAATGTCCGAAAGTCCGGAGAAAGTTGTGGATCCTGACGAAGAAGCACTCATGAGCAAGCCTATGGACGCAAACAGCGAGGTTGTGACTAATAAGAATTTAACAGACGAAGAAATAGCTCTGCTGATCCTCGAGGAGGAAGAATTGTTGCCGGAACAAGGGGTTCTCGG agtaaatttcaaaaagctCAGACCCCGAGCCGCGCTGCTGAAAGAGTCTAAAGTCCTGGAGGAGCTCCAAAAAATCGAGACGGCGGACCCTCCCCAGGTTCAGGAGCTGAAACGCTCGACAACTTTCCTTCAGAAACCTCAACGACCCCCGCCTCGGCCTAAGACAGAAGCGGAACAGCCGAAGGGCGAGCAATATCGCGTCGTGATccagaagcagaagaagaagagctTCATCGAACGGCTCACAGAAAAAGGGCTTCTTGGCCCGATTCCTTCGCCGGAGCCGCCGTCCCAG AAGACCACACCTGCGCCAACGCCAACGGCAACACCAGAACCCCCAGTCTGTAATTCCGAAGAAGAATTATCGAGACCAGGATCAAAGGCTGACGGGATGACGGAAGTTATCGAAGAAGTTACCGAGGTTGTTGAATGGGGCGATTGCGGCGAGCAAGATTCTGTTCGAACCGAAGAAATAACTTGCGAAACTCGCGAATCAGAGATAAGTATTGAACAGATATCTGTGCCCAAATTCGACAAAGAAAAGATGAAAGAGCTGGTGACCACGGAGCTGAATCTCGAAAAGCAATTGGAAAGCGTTCAGAGCCAACTACTCGCTCTTAAGCAATTGCCGAGCGAGATAGAAACACATTTAAGAATCGTTTCGGAACAACTGTACAAAATAATGGAGCTCAGCGGAGTGAGTAAGGACAGCCTGAGTAGCAGTCGTCTGGTATCAG agcaaaattccgaaatgACCAAGGAAATAACCGAGGGAGACTACTCGGAACAGGTGGAGGACGAACAAAGTTTGATGATCGACGAAGAGCATCACTACGAAGAAATCGTGGATGACATAAGGGAGAATGGAGTCGAGGAAAATAGAGACGAAGATCAAAGTCACGGCGATGAGAAGCCTAGTGCAGCACCGTGCGAAGCTGACGACGTTCCAAAGATAGTCGAGCCTGCAGAAGAGATAGAGGTGAAGGACGATAGGGTAAAGAAATTTGTCATATCCTACGAGACGCAGATTATAAGATCGAGAGATGCAAGTCCAGCGTTATCCGACA GGAGCTTTAAACCAGACCCGAACTTGTCGCCAAAAGATCAACTCATACAAGAGTTacag CAAAAACAGGGGAGAAAACACTCGAAAGACCTCTGGCCCCAGGCTAAGCAGGTCGAGCTAACCTACGGGAGGAGATGGAGGTGTCCGAATGACTTTTTCAATGACGAAATGATCGCCGAGGTTTTATCTTCCCAAGCCGAAGTTCTAAACGGCAGAGCGCTTGG gataaatttcaaaaaatacgaGAAAACAAATCTGCCGAACTACGACCACCTGATGAATTCCTCGGCTTATAAAATGATCCACAAGATGGAGGCAGAACCGCAAAAGGGGATCCCGGTTCGACCAGCCAAGGTTATCGCGGCGGAAGATATCCTCGAACGAGTC AAATCACCAACTCCCAGTGTTATAGAGGATCAAACTACCGAGCGCACAACGATCAccgataattaa
- the LOC107223449 gene encoding tryptophan--tRNA ligase, mitochondrial isoform X2: MVGESFSALLVTLDHFISRWFKDLCPAVAAEAFARNSNAFSQTELTYNVEFSAILTICGLLRMFKTLSCSKKLSGNLRVLALNKPTGKRCSSKKAAPNYLPRIFSGIQPTGDVHLGNYLGAIQKWVELQNSNQDVIYSIVDMHSITLPQQSTVSMHTELCWILSCLTTMPRLAHLPQFKEKSATVKDVPLGLYIYPVLQAADILLYKSTHVPVGEDQLQHLQLAQHLAKLFNGKFGETFPIPHSMINDDSSCRIRSLRDPTKKMSKSDPDPKSRLQLTDEPKVLLNKVKKAITDFTSEVTYALDERPGVSNLITIHSLLSGKTHDEICREAQGLDTGRYKLVVADVVIEKLTPIRERLLELEREPQYLEEVLRKGGEKATDIACDCWHEVRDKVGLSNNVLSSASKRELGKLQSSL, encoded by the exons ATGGTCGGAGAATCGTTTTCGGCTTTACTGGTAACTCTAGATCATTTTATCAGTCGGTGGTTTAAAGACCTGTGTCCGGCGGTCGCAGCAGAAGCTTTTGCGCGAAACTCAAATGCATTTTCGCAGACAGAACTAACCTATAACGTAGAATTTTCTGCTATTCTTACAATTTGCGGACTATTAAGGATGTTTAAAACTCTCAGCTGCAGTAAAAAATTGTCCGGAAATCTGAGGGTATTAGCACTGAATAAACCCACAGGAAAGAGATGTTCCAGTAAAAAG GCAGCACCCAATTACCTACCGAGGATATTTTCTGGTATTCAACCTACCGGTGACGTTCATTTGGGAAATTATTTAGGTGCGATACAAAAATGGGTTGAACTTCAAAACTCTAATCAGGATGTCATTTACAGTATTGTGGATATGCATTCCATTACTTTGCCACAg CAATCTACAGTTTCTATGCATACTGAGCTTTGCTGGATTCTCAGTTGCTTGACCACTATGCCACGTCTAGCACACCTGCCTCagttcaaagaaaaaagtgcGACAGTAAAAGACGTTCCTCTCGGGTTGTATATTTATCCTGTCTTACAGGCAGCTGATATTTTGCTATACAA GTCAACACATGTACCAGTTGGAGAAGACCAACTACAGCATTTACAATTGGCTCAACATTTAGCAAAACTGTTTAATGGAAAATTCGGAGAGACATTTCCAATACCTCATTCAATGATCAATG aTGACAGCAGTTGTAGAATAAGATCCTTGAGAGATCCGACAAAGAAAATGTCAAAATCTGATCCTGATCCCAAGAGCCGATTACAATTAACGGATGAGCCGAAGGTTCTTTTAAACAAAGTTAAAAAGGCAATAACGGATTTCACCTCTGAAGTTACTTACGCACTAGACGAAAGACCTGGTGTCTCAAATCTTATCACCATTCATTCTTTGTTGAGTGGAAAAACACATGATGAAATTTGCAGAGAAGCCCAAGGTCTTGATACCGGAAG GTACAAACTGGTTGTTGCAGATGTtgttatagaaaaattaactCCTATTCGTGAACGTTTACTTGAACTCGAAAGAGAGCCTCAGTACTTGGAAGAAGTTTTAAGAAAAGGTGGTGAGAAAGCAACAGATATCGCCTGTGATTGTTGGCATGAAGTTAGAGATAAAGTTGGGTTGAGTAATAACGTATTGTCGAGCGCGAGTAAACGGGAATTAGGGAAACTGCAAAGTAGCCTGTAA
- the LOC107223449 gene encoding tryptophan--tRNA ligase, mitochondrial isoform X1 — MVGESFSALLVTLDHFISRWFKDLCPAVAAEAFARNSNAFSQTELTYNVEFSAILTICGLLRMFKTLSCSKKLSGNLRVLALNKPTGKRCSSKKAAPNYLPRIFSGIQPTGDVHLGNYLGAIQKWVELQNSNQDVIYSIVDMHSITLPQDPKALKQNILNITATLLACGIDPDKSILFQQSTVSMHTELCWILSCLTTMPRLAHLPQFKEKSATVKDVPLGLYIYPVLQAADILLYKSTHVPVGEDQLQHLQLAQHLAKLFNGKFGETFPIPHSMINDDSSCRIRSLRDPTKKMSKSDPDPKSRLQLTDEPKVLLNKVKKAITDFTSEVTYALDERPGVSNLITIHSLLSGKTHDEICREAQGLDTGRYKLVVADVVIEKLTPIRERLLELEREPQYLEEVLRKGGEKATDIACDCWHEVRDKVGLSNNVLSSASKRELGKLQSSL, encoded by the exons ATGGTCGGAGAATCGTTTTCGGCTTTACTGGTAACTCTAGATCATTTTATCAGTCGGTGGTTTAAAGACCTGTGTCCGGCGGTCGCAGCAGAAGCTTTTGCGCGAAACTCAAATGCATTTTCGCAGACAGAACTAACCTATAACGTAGAATTTTCTGCTATTCTTACAATTTGCGGACTATTAAGGATGTTTAAAACTCTCAGCTGCAGTAAAAAATTGTCCGGAAATCTGAGGGTATTAGCACTGAATAAACCCACAGGAAAGAGATGTTCCAGTAAAAAG GCAGCACCCAATTACCTACCGAGGATATTTTCTGGTATTCAACCTACCGGTGACGTTCATTTGGGAAATTATTTAGGTGCGATACAAAAATGGGTTGAACTTCAAAACTCTAATCAGGATGTCATTTACAGTATTGTGGATATGCATTCCATTACTTTGCCACAg GATCCAAAAGCATTAAAGCAAAACATTCTAAACATTACTGCGACATTATTGGCATGTGGAATTGATCCCGATAAAAGCATTTTGTTTCAGCAATCTACAGTTTCTATGCATACTGAGCTTTGCTGGATTCTCAGTTGCTTGACCACTATGCCACGTCTAGCACACCTGCCTCagttcaaagaaaaaagtgcGACAGTAAAAGACGTTCCTCTCGGGTTGTATATTTATCCTGTCTTACAGGCAGCTGATATTTTGCTATACAA GTCAACACATGTACCAGTTGGAGAAGACCAACTACAGCATTTACAATTGGCTCAACATTTAGCAAAACTGTTTAATGGAAAATTCGGAGAGACATTTCCAATACCTCATTCAATGATCAATG aTGACAGCAGTTGTAGAATAAGATCCTTGAGAGATCCGACAAAGAAAATGTCAAAATCTGATCCTGATCCCAAGAGCCGATTACAATTAACGGATGAGCCGAAGGTTCTTTTAAACAAAGTTAAAAAGGCAATAACGGATTTCACCTCTGAAGTTACTTACGCACTAGACGAAAGACCTGGTGTCTCAAATCTTATCACCATTCATTCTTTGTTGAGTGGAAAAACACATGATGAAATTTGCAGAGAAGCCCAAGGTCTTGATACCGGAAG GTACAAACTGGTTGTTGCAGATGTtgttatagaaaaattaactCCTATTCGTGAACGTTTACTTGAACTCGAAAGAGAGCCTCAGTACTTGGAAGAAGTTTTAAGAAAAGGTGGTGAGAAAGCAACAGATATCGCCTGTGATTGTTGGCATGAAGTTAGAGATAAAGTTGGGTTGAGTAATAACGTATTGTCGAGCGCGAGTAAACGGGAATTAGGGAAACTGCAAAGTAGCCTGTAA
- the LOC107223449 gene encoding tryptophan--tRNA ligase, mitochondrial isoform X3: MFKTLSCSKKLSGNLRVLALNKPTGKRCSSKKAAPNYLPRIFSGIQPTGDVHLGNYLGAIQKWVELQNSNQDVIYSIVDMHSITLPQDPKALKQNILNITATLLACGIDPDKSILFQQSTVSMHTELCWILSCLTTMPRLAHLPQFKEKSATVKDVPLGLYIYPVLQAADILLYKSTHVPVGEDQLQHLQLAQHLAKLFNGKFGETFPIPHSMINDDSSCRIRSLRDPTKKMSKSDPDPKSRLQLTDEPKVLLNKVKKAITDFTSEVTYALDERPGVSNLITIHSLLSGKTHDEICREAQGLDTGRYKLVVADVVIEKLTPIRERLLELEREPQYLEEVLRKGGEKATDIACDCWHEVRDKVGLSNNVLSSASKRELGKLQSSL, encoded by the exons ATGTTTAAAACTCTCAGCTGCAGTAAAAAATTGTCCGGAAATCTGAGGGTATTAGCACTGAATAAACCCACAGGAAAGAGATGTTCCAGTAAAAAG GCAGCACCCAATTACCTACCGAGGATATTTTCTGGTATTCAACCTACCGGTGACGTTCATTTGGGAAATTATTTAGGTGCGATACAAAAATGGGTTGAACTTCAAAACTCTAATCAGGATGTCATTTACAGTATTGTGGATATGCATTCCATTACTTTGCCACAg GATCCAAAAGCATTAAAGCAAAACATTCTAAACATTACTGCGACATTATTGGCATGTGGAATTGATCCCGATAAAAGCATTTTGTTTCAGCAATCTACAGTTTCTATGCATACTGAGCTTTGCTGGATTCTCAGTTGCTTGACCACTATGCCACGTCTAGCACACCTGCCTCagttcaaagaaaaaagtgcGACAGTAAAAGACGTTCCTCTCGGGTTGTATATTTATCCTGTCTTACAGGCAGCTGATATTTTGCTATACAA GTCAACACATGTACCAGTTGGAGAAGACCAACTACAGCATTTACAATTGGCTCAACATTTAGCAAAACTGTTTAATGGAAAATTCGGAGAGACATTTCCAATACCTCATTCAATGATCAATG aTGACAGCAGTTGTAGAATAAGATCCTTGAGAGATCCGACAAAGAAAATGTCAAAATCTGATCCTGATCCCAAGAGCCGATTACAATTAACGGATGAGCCGAAGGTTCTTTTAAACAAAGTTAAAAAGGCAATAACGGATTTCACCTCTGAAGTTACTTACGCACTAGACGAAAGACCTGGTGTCTCAAATCTTATCACCATTCATTCTTTGTTGAGTGGAAAAACACATGATGAAATTTGCAGAGAAGCCCAAGGTCTTGATACCGGAAG GTACAAACTGGTTGTTGCAGATGTtgttatagaaaaattaactCCTATTCGTGAACGTTTACTTGAACTCGAAAGAGAGCCTCAGTACTTGGAAGAAGTTTTAAGAAAAGGTGGTGAGAAAGCAACAGATATCGCCTGTGATTGTTGGCATGAAGTTAGAGATAAAGTTGGGTTGAGTAATAACGTATTGTCGAGCGCGAGTAAACGGGAATTAGGGAAACTGCAAAGTAGCCTGTAA
- the LOC107223443 gene encoding reticulon-4-interacting protein 1, mitochondrial, with amino-acid sequence MMFVLRITTIGARPVVRCSRIRCLSQLSRRYKENSETKMQAWQIHSYGGLSDLKLSEVRIPIIRKPGDVLIKVEASSINPIDISMSRGFGATIFNALRKIKAMKLDFDGQIEFPLTLGRDFCGVVVSKGLDVGDRLKLGEEVWGVVPLEEQGCHAEYVVVDSKLVNPRPQNLSYTEASSILYAGLTAWSALWITGGLSCKVNIPTYQNKRILVLGASGGVGTLAIQLLKAWNMQVVATCSTDAVELVEQLGAHVVIDYNDQCADTKIAEEGPYDIILDCCKQGIDTVRAKGYSYNTYITLNSPMLKNFDDFGVIGGSVKNIGDVIKDNVPFFKDKTSVKWGFFVPSQKGINMIQNFVEKKKIVPVVEKVYPFSELPQAYERVDKGHLRGKIVIDMK; translated from the exons ATGATGTTTGTCTTGCGAATAACGACGATAGGTGCGAGGCCAGTAGTTCGGTGTTCGCGAATACGTTGTTTATCACAACTGTCAAGAAGGTATAAAGAGAATAGTGAGACAAAAATGCAAGCCTGGCAGATACACTCCTACGGGGGTTTGTCAGATCTCAAATTATCCGAAGTCAGAATACCGATAATACGAAAACCCGGGGACGTATTGATAAAGGTTGAAGCGAGCAGCATCAATCCCATTGATATTTCCATGTCCC GAGGCTTCGGCGCAACCATTTTCAATGCACTGCGTAAGATAAAAGCTATGAAACTCGACTTCGATGGACAGATAGAATTTCCCTTGACATTAGGGAGAGATTTTTGTGGAGTCGTTGTATCAAAAGGGCTCGATGTCGGAGACAGATTAAAACTTGGTGAAGAAGTGTGGGGAGTTGTTCCCCTCGAAGAACAGGGATGCCACGCCGAATACGTTGTTGTGGATAGTAAATtg gTTAATCCACGGCCACAAAATTTATCGTATACTGAAGCCTCCAGTATTTTGTATGCAGGACTCACTGCGTGGTCTGCGTTATGGATAACAGGAGGCTTGTCATGCAAAGTTAATATACCAACATATCAGAATAAGAGGATCCTTGTTCTCGGTGCATCTGGTGGTGTCGGTACCTTAGCTATTCAACTGTTGAAAGCCTGGAATATGCAG gtaGTGGCAACGTGTAGCACTGACGCGGTAGAACTGGTAGAACAACTTGGAGCCCACGTGGTCATTGATTATAATGACCAGTGTGCCGATACCAAAATCGCTGAAGAAGGGCC ATATGACATTATTTTGGACTGCTGTAAACAAGGAATAGACACGGTCCGAGCTAAAGGCTATTCTTACAACACGTACATAACTTTGAACTCGCCAATGTTGAAGAATTTTGATGACTTCGGTGTGATAGGTGGATCAGTAAAAAATATAGGAGATGTGATCAAAGACAATGTTCCTTTTTTCAAAGATAAGACTTCAGTGAAGTGGGGATTTTTCGTTCCGTCTCAGAAGGGGATTAATATGATTCAAAActtcgtagaaaaaaaaaag attgtaCCTGTGGTTGAAAAGGTTTATCCATTTTCCGAGTTACCTCAAGCTTATGAAAGAGTAGATAAAGGCCATCTACGTGGCAAAATCGTAATTGATATGAAGTAG
- the LOC107223444 gene encoding ATP synthase subunit delta, mitochondrial, with translation MATISRTLRPFLRSVRSHVRNYAEALRDDQMKFTFAGANQVFYDTKPVRQVDVPSFSGAFGILPKHVPTLAVLKPGVVTVYEEDGTVKKVFVSSGSVTINDDSSVQILAEEAHPVENLDNGAAKEILSKAQQELSSASSDKDKAAAAIAVEVAEALVSATQ, from the exons ATGGCAACCATCTCTCGTACTCTTCGCCCATTCCTAAGGTCAGTCCGAAGTCATGTCAGAAATTACGCCGAGGCATTAAGGGATGATCAGATGAAATTCACCTTTGCTGGTGCGAACCAG GTATTTTATGATACAAAACCAGTCCGCCAAGTGGATGTGCCATCGTTTTCCGGAGCCTTCGGTATTTTGCCAAAACATGTGCCGACTCTGGCCGTCCTTAAACCAGGAGTAGTCACAGTATATGAAGAGGATGGCACAGTTAAGAAGGTATTCGTTTCATCCGGAAGCGTCACAATTAACGATGATTCTAGTGTACAG ATTCTGGCAGAGGAAGCCCATCCAGTAGAAAATCTGGATAACGGAGCTGCCAAAGAAATCCTCTCCAAGGCCCAACAAGAATTGTCCTCTGCCTCTTCAGATAAAGACAAGGCAGCGGCAGCGATTGCAGTCGAAGTTGCCGAAGCTCTTGTTTCTGCTACACAATGa